From Streptomyces sp. NBC_00690, a single genomic window includes:
- a CDS encoding MFS transporter — translation MRTGPGADSAPAPSSPAGKASDGIPPTTMFSSLKNRNYRLFAAGQVVSNTGTWMQRIAQDWLVLTLTGSASAVGITVALQFLPMLLFGLYGGVLADRLPKRPLLLATQVAMAITGLALAALTLSGEVQVWHVYVTAFALGLVTVIDNPARQTFVADMVGPDQLANAVSLNSANFQSARLVGPAVAGVLITAVGSGYAFLFNGLSFIAPIVALLLMRTSELHRSIRTPRGKGQLREGLRYVSAHPELIWPIVLVGFVGTFGFNFPIWLSAFVDDVYDAGASTYGLLNTLMAVGSLVGALLAARRGTSRLRLLVGAAVIFGILEVVAAFAPHFWIFAALLVLIGMFGLTVNVTANSTVQMASDPAVRGRVMSLYMMVFVGGTPLGAPVFGWITDVYGPRIGFAAGGVLSFAGALLVGLMLARAGGLRLKVDMRRGHKHLDFVPRQTTREPGSSLEAEPSAEAGARFAKAGPG, via the coding sequence AGCAGACTCCGCACCCGCGCCTTCCTCCCCCGCCGGTAAGGCGTCGGATGGAATCCCACCTACCACCATGTTCAGCTCGCTCAAGAACCGGAACTACCGCCTCTTCGCCGCCGGCCAAGTGGTCTCCAACACGGGTACGTGGATGCAGCGCATCGCGCAGGATTGGCTGGTCCTGACGCTGACCGGCTCGGCATCCGCAGTCGGCATCACCGTCGCCCTCCAGTTCCTCCCGATGCTGCTGTTCGGCCTGTACGGCGGAGTCCTCGCCGACCGGCTGCCCAAGCGACCCCTGCTGCTCGCGACCCAAGTAGCGATGGCCATCACCGGCCTCGCCCTGGCCGCGCTGACCCTCAGCGGTGAGGTCCAGGTCTGGCACGTCTATGTGACGGCCTTCGCCCTCGGGCTCGTCACCGTCATCGACAACCCCGCCCGGCAGACCTTCGTCGCCGACATGGTCGGCCCCGACCAACTCGCCAATGCGGTCAGTCTGAACTCGGCGAACTTCCAGTCGGCCCGACTCGTCGGCCCTGCCGTCGCCGGTGTGCTGATCACCGCGGTCGGCAGCGGGTACGCCTTCCTCTTCAACGGCCTCTCGTTCATCGCGCCGATCGTCGCACTGCTGCTGATGCGGACATCCGAGCTGCACCGGAGCATCCGCACCCCGCGCGGCAAGGGGCAGCTACGGGAAGGGCTGCGCTATGTCTCCGCCCACCCCGAGTTGATATGGCCCATAGTCCTGGTCGGATTCGTGGGCACCTTCGGCTTCAACTTCCCGATCTGGCTGTCCGCCTTCGTCGACGACGTCTATGACGCGGGCGCCAGCACGTACGGCCTGCTCAACACCCTCATGGCGGTCGGCTCCCTGGTGGGCGCACTCCTGGCGGCCCGCCGCGGTACGTCCCGGCTGCGCCTCCTGGTGGGAGCGGCGGTCATCTTCGGAATCCTCGAAGTCGTGGCGGCCTTCGCCCCCCACTTCTGGATCTTCGCCGCACTTCTGGTGCTGATCGGAATGTTCGGCCTCACGGTCAACGTCACGGCCAACTCCACCGTCCAGATGGCCAGCGACCCGGCCGTCCGAGGGCGGGTGATGAGCCTGTACATGATGGTCTTCGTCGGCGGCACGCCCCTGGGTGCGCCGGTCTTCGGCTGGATCACCGACGTGTACGGGCCACGGATCGGGTTCGCCGCCGGTGGTGTGCTGTCCTTCGCGGGCGCGCTGCTGGTCGGGCTGATGCTGGCCCGGGCGGGTGGTCTGCGGCTCAAGGTGGACATGCGGCGCGGACACAAGCATCTGGACTTCGTCCCCCGCCAGACGACCCGGGAGCCCGGATCGTCCCTGGAGGCCGAGCCCTCGGCGGAAGCCGGCGCACGGTTCGCGAAGGCCGGACCGGGCTAG
- the thpR gene encoding RNA 2',3'-cyclic phosphodiesterase: protein MRIFAAVLPPARAVAELGAAVDRLRALPDADRLRWTDRAGWHFTLAFMAEVDEALLPDLRARLARAARRSSRFPLRIHGAGHFGDRALWAGAAGGLDEMRLLAERADAAARRAGIAMEQHRRYTPHLTIARSRTETELRAYADGLGDFEGAVWQVESLALVRSNLPVSGVPGEQPRYETVGIWPLGGGDEERSG, encoded by the coding sequence ATGAGAATCTTCGCCGCCGTGCTCCCGCCCGCCCGAGCCGTCGCCGAACTCGGTGCGGCCGTCGATCGGCTCAGGGCCCTGCCCGACGCCGATCGGCTGCGCTGGACGGATCGGGCGGGCTGGCACTTCACCCTGGCGTTCATGGCCGAGGTCGATGAGGCGCTCCTGCCCGATCTCCGGGCCCGCCTCGCCCGTGCCGCCCGGCGCAGCTCCCGCTTCCCCCTGCGCATCCACGGCGCAGGACACTTCGGCGACCGGGCCCTGTGGGCGGGTGCCGCGGGTGGCCTCGACGAGATGCGGCTGCTCGCCGAGCGGGCGGACGCGGCGGCCCGCAGGGCTGGAATCGCCATGGAGCAGCACCGCCGCTACACCCCGCACCTGACGATCGCCCGCAGCCGTACGGAGACGGAGCTGCGGGCGTACGCCGACGGTCTGGGCGACTTCGAAGGCGCCGTCTGGCAGGTGGAGAGTCTCGCCCTGGTGCGGAGCAATCTCCCGGTCAGCGGGGTGCCCGGGGAGCAGCCGCGGTACGAGACGGTCGGAATCTGGCCCCTGGGGGGCGGGGACGAGGAGCGGTCCGGTTAA
- a CDS encoding aldo/keto reductase → MEYTQLGRTGLKVSRLVLGTMNFGPHTTEADSHAIMDAALDAGINYFDTANTYGGDPRGRTEEIIGNWFAKGGDRRDKVVLATKVYGSMDPSREDWPNHTKLSALNIRRSVDASLQRLQTDHLDIYQFHHIDRATPVEEIWQAVDTLVQQGKILYAGSSNFPGWKIAQTNERARQKGSYGLVSEQCLYNLFERRAEMEIIPAAIEYGLGVIPWSPLHGGLLGGMIRKEAEGGRRAGGLTADRLAAPGAREQIQAYEDLLAKQGLDPAEVALAWLLTQPGITGPIVGPRTAEQLEGALRAVELELDAELLASLDGIFPGPGATPEAFAW, encoded by the coding sequence ATGGAGTACACGCAACTCGGACGCACAGGACTCAAGGTCAGCCGACTCGTCCTCGGGACGATGAACTTCGGGCCCCACACCACCGAAGCGGACAGCCACGCCATCATGGACGCGGCGCTGGATGCGGGCATCAACTACTTCGACACCGCCAACACCTACGGCGGCGACCCCCGCGGTCGCACCGAGGAGATCATCGGCAACTGGTTCGCGAAGGGCGGCGACCGCCGGGACAAGGTCGTCCTCGCGACCAAGGTGTACGGGAGCATGGACCCCAGCCGCGAGGACTGGCCCAACCACACCAAGCTCTCCGCGCTCAACATCCGGCGCTCCGTGGACGCCAGCCTCCAACGGCTGCAAACGGACCACCTGGACATCTACCAGTTCCACCACATCGATCGGGCCACCCCCGTCGAGGAGATCTGGCAGGCCGTCGACACCCTCGTCCAACAGGGCAAGATCCTCTACGCGGGCTCATCCAACTTCCCCGGTTGGAAGATCGCCCAGACCAATGAGCGGGCACGCCAGAAGGGCTCGTACGGGCTGGTCAGCGAGCAGTGCCTGTACAACCTCTTCGAGCGCCGCGCCGAGATGGAGATCATCCCGGCCGCGATCGAGTACGGCCTCGGCGTGATTCCGTGGTCACCGCTGCACGGTGGACTGCTCGGCGGAATGATCCGCAAGGAGGCCGAGGGCGGCCGGCGCGCGGGCGGTCTGACGGCGGACCGCCTCGCTGCACCCGGGGCGCGCGAACAGATCCAGGCGTACGAGGACCTGCTCGCCAAGCAGGGGCTCGACCCGGCCGAGGTGGCGCTCGCCTGGCTGCTCACCCAGCCGGGAATCACCGGGCCCATCGTCGGACCGCGGACCGCCGAGCAGCTTGAGGGCGCCCTGCGCGCAGTGGAACTGGAACTGGACGCAGAGCTACTGGCCTCGCTCGACGGGATCTTCCCGGGGCCCGGAGCAACGCCGGAAGCCTTCGCCTGGTAG